The following are from one region of the Trichoplusia ni isolate ovarian cell line Hi5 chromosome 1, tn1, whole genome shotgun sequence genome:
- the LOC113508297 gene encoding uncharacterized protein LOC113508297: protein MFHYRVHTASFWCHHGIRGLDWSRLASFFRNCTVRSVTPIKSEKESSCQKNVCNCRLEDPDQSPGAQKSFFCHSLSQGPLFISVQSLKVKFRIQTGRAFLSTFYSEKQNDQLQGQLDSSF, encoded by the exons ATGTTTCATTACAGGGTACACACGGCAAGCTTTTGGTGTCATCATGGAATCAGGGGTCTAGACTGGTCAAGACTGGCGTCTTTCTTCCGAAATTGCACAGTACGCAGTGTAACCCCAATCAAATCTGAG AAAGAGTCTTCATGTCAAAAGAATGTATGTAACTGTCGTCTTGAGGATCCTGACCAGTCTCCAGGGGCCCAGAAATCTTTTTTCTGTCACTCCCTATCCCAAGGACCTCTATTTATCAG tgTCCAGTCCTTAAAAGTGAAATTTAGAATTCAGACCGGCCGAGCTTTCCTTTCGACATTTTATTCCGAAAAACAAAACGACCAGTTGCAG GGCCAACTAGATAGTAGCTTCTAG